A single region of the Acidobacteriota bacterium genome encodes:
- a CDS encoding VWA domain-containing protein — translation MSLRSLRSVLTGLLLALAAGAVLGQRTVVTFEADGASASDLDGQLELRIDGTEVEVERIARAEDGWRTLVYIDFALTTPGSVHQLANALLDRLDVLLELGSLEIVVADPAARTILPPTRDLELAAAALSRLVVSEEAASALVERRRLFDSERQIEISRARRSQAGPGDERVAELDALLRQMATDAMREEAAMRAAQIDELVAFLAEREDLRRATMQAQESDPDDNIEPGEGQGARGHLVLLADGLATDPLSYYLNLVPTAGSLAVEAATMPNLRPLARTAAAFGWTAAPVAFAPGEGDDGVNIRSNEVTVGFTLRFNRPRSGGQQTVEEELGLFLQPSEWSAVADATGGEVLSNGAEIADWIERLPRRFEATFQLPDRATAAGALELLSGDEVQDLRAPTVVAGAGSPEDVAEVRLRRAFEGDLDSEFEGGGGSGVEVVASIQIESTSPGRTVGRLTSTIVPPVGTPRGEAASWRVSTGLHREDGSVVTSHGPPFAQPGDEHLSFERPLQLPPGTDSAIVLAENLATGRWGYTLVDFVDLEDPRTDAESRTLARAINVRREDPNDRRGRVAFVAEVQEAFADRVERVVFYYNGRRVAARNRAPYRARIDLGRGDRLGRVEAVAFDAEDLELDRHELLVNQPPHAFWVSITEPEGGPQAGPVDVAAEVKVPRGGRLAEMRFFVKDRLAATATEEPFRREVLVPVGDPETFLRVEAQLVDGRIAEDVVFLNRPGLSARIGVELVQLYVVATDRSGQPVRDLEAAEFSIFEDDRAQELESFRVAFDLPLTLGLAIDTSSSLFLRMPDVKRAATAFLDSLEASRDRAFLVGFGTEPRLIRAATYNLNAVRGGIGSLRPRGRTAVWGALSLALDQLEGLRGRKALVVFYDGDDEDSDAAFRQSLEQARRARVPVYLVLMNDEAARTDGRSFSTRTFVSKLERMARAGGGRVYYVRHDQDLAPIFDSISRELRSHYLLTYYPQEEPGGPNWRQVSVELARGGVVARTIEGREVR, via the coding sequence GTGTCACTTCGCTCGCTCCGGTCGGTCCTGACGGGGCTCCTGCTGGCATTGGCGGCGGGGGCTGTCCTGGGCCAGCGAACCGTCGTCACGTTCGAAGCGGACGGGGCCTCGGCGAGCGACCTGGACGGGCAGCTCGAGCTCCGGATCGACGGCACGGAAGTCGAAGTCGAACGGATCGCCAGGGCCGAAGACGGTTGGCGGACCCTGGTCTACATCGACTTCGCTCTGACGACGCCGGGCTCGGTTCATCAACTCGCGAACGCACTGCTCGACCGCCTCGATGTCCTGCTAGAACTGGGCAGCCTGGAGATCGTGGTCGCCGACCCGGCGGCCCGGACGATTCTCCCGCCGACGCGGGATCTCGAGCTGGCCGCGGCCGCGCTGAGCCGCCTGGTGGTCAGCGAGGAGGCCGCGAGCGCGCTGGTGGAGAGGCGACGCCTCTTCGACAGCGAACGGCAGATCGAGATCTCGAGGGCACGGCGTAGCCAGGCCGGCCCCGGGGACGAACGGGTCGCCGAGCTGGACGCCCTGCTCCGGCAGATGGCAACCGACGCGATGCGCGAGGAAGCGGCGATGCGGGCGGCTCAGATCGACGAACTGGTCGCGTTCCTGGCCGAGCGTGAAGATCTCCGGCGCGCAACGATGCAAGCCCAAGAGTCGGACCCGGACGACAACATCGAACCAGGCGAAGGGCAGGGCGCGCGAGGACACCTGGTTCTGCTCGCAGACGGTCTGGCCACCGATCCGCTGAGCTACTACTTGAACCTTGTGCCGACGGCGGGTTCGCTCGCGGTGGAGGCGGCCACCATGCCGAATCTCAGGCCCTTGGCCCGAACCGCGGCCGCCTTCGGCTGGACCGCGGCGCCGGTCGCCTTCGCGCCCGGAGAGGGCGACGACGGAGTCAACATCCGTTCGAACGAGGTGACGGTCGGTTTCACCCTCCGCTTCAACCGGCCCCGCTCCGGGGGGCAACAGACCGTGGAAGAGGAACTCGGGCTCTTCCTCCAGCCGTCGGAATGGAGCGCAGTCGCTGATGCCACCGGCGGCGAGGTTCTCTCGAACGGCGCGGAGATCGCCGACTGGATCGAGCGGCTTCCTCGCCGTTTCGAGGCGACGTTCCAGCTTCCGGACCGCGCCACCGCTGCCGGTGCCCTCGAACTGCTATCGGGAGATGAAGTTCAGGACCTCCGGGCGCCGACCGTGGTGGCGGGCGCGGGTTCGCCGGAAGACGTCGCCGAGGTGCGGCTGCGGCGCGCCTTCGAGGGCGATCTCGACAGCGAGTTCGAGGGCGGTGGCGGAAGCGGCGTCGAAGTCGTCGCCTCGATCCAGATCGAGTCCACGTCGCCCGGGCGGACGGTCGGACGGCTGACCAGCACGATCGTGCCACCGGTCGGCACTCCACGAGGTGAAGCCGCATCGTGGCGGGTCAGCACCGGACTCCACCGCGAAGACGGAAGCGTGGTCACGAGTCACGGTCCGCCATTCGCACAGCCCGGCGATGAACACCTGTCCTTCGAGCGGCCGCTCCAACTCCCGCCGGGTACCGACTCCGCGATCGTGCTGGCCGAGAACCTCGCCACGGGACGCTGGGGCTACACCCTGGTCGACTTCGTCGACCTGGAGGACCCGAGGACCGACGCCGAGTCCCGCACGCTCGCGCGAGCGATCAACGTCAGACGCGAGGATCCGAACGACCGGCGCGGTCGGGTGGCCTTCGTGGCCGAAGTGCAGGAAGCCTTCGCCGACCGCGTGGAGCGCGTCGTCTTCTACTACAACGGCCGGCGCGTGGCGGCCCGCAACAGGGCGCCGTACCGGGCGCGGATCGACCTTGGGCGTGGCGACCGCCTCGGCCGGGTCGAGGCCGTGGCCTTCGATGCCGAGGACCTCGAACTCGACCGGCACGAACTGCTCGTCAACCAGCCCCCGCACGCGTTCTGGGTGAGCATCACCGAACCGGAGGGCGGTCCCCAGGCCGGTCCGGTCGATGTCGCCGCCGAAGTCAAGGTTCCGCGCGGCGGCCGCCTCGCCGAGATGCGCTTCTTTGTCAAGGACCGGCTGGCGGCAACGGCCACCGAGGAACCGTTCCGCCGGGAGGTCCTGGTGCCCGTCGGGGATCCGGAGACCTTCCTGCGGGTCGAGGCCCAGTTGGTGGACGGCCGCATCGCGGAGGACGTCGTCTTCCTCAACCGCCCCGGCCTCTCGGCTCGCATCGGTGTCGAGCTCGTACAGCTCTATGTCGTCGCAACGGATCGTTCCGGACAACCGGTGCGGGATCTGGAAGCCGCCGAGTTCTCGATCTTCGAGGACGACCGCGCCCAGGAACTCGAGTCGTTCCGGGTCGCCTTCGACCTTCCCCTGACGCTCGGCCTGGCAATCGACACGTCGAGCAGCCTGTTCCTGCGCATGCCCGACGTCAAGCGCGCCGCAACCGCGTTCCTCGACTCGCTCGAGGCCAGCCGGGACCGCGCGTTCCTGGTCGGTTTCGGCACCGAACCGCGGCTGATCCGCGCCGCCACGTACAACCTGAACGCGGTGCGCGGCGGCATCGGATCACTGCGTCCGCGAGGTCGCACCGCTGTCTGGGGCGCCCTCTCCCTCGCGCTGGACCAGTTGGAGGGACTTCGAGGGCGTAAGGCTCTGGTCGTTTTCTACGACGGCGACGACGAGGACTCCGACGCCGCCTTCAGACAGAGCCTGGAGCAGGCGCGCCGCGCCCGGGTACCGGTCTACCTCGTGCTGATGAACGACGAGGCCGCGCGTACCGACGGCCGCAGCTTCAGTACCCGGACCTTCGTCAGCAAACTGGAACGGATGGCGAGGGCCGGCGGTGGCCGCGTCTACTACGTGCGTCACGACCAGGACCTCGCGCCGATCTTCGACTCCATCAGCCGCGAGCTGCGCAGCCACTACCTGCTCACCTACTACCCGCAGGAAGAGCCGGGCGGACCCAACTGGCGTCAGGTCAGCGTGGAACTCGCCCGAGGTGGCGTGGTGGCGAGAACCATCGAGGGCCGCGAGGTGCGGTAG
- a CDS encoding DUF1501 domain-containing protein — MTYDNERPRNTFCGQTRREFLWEAGGAFTSVALAGMLSTDDFLAAQTVAADGVTEWKNPLAARPPHFDGPAKAVIFLFMYGGPSQVDTFDYKPDLYPLDGKTIEIRTKGRGGSRNQGRVVGPKWKFKQYGECGKWVSDLFPNLGGCVDDIAFIHSMTADAPLHGSAMLQMNSGRILSGSPALGSWVNYGLGTENENLPGFVVMLDPTGGPISGAKNWSSGYMPASYQGTVIRSSGTPILALDPPPGMSRQAQRRLLDRLREYNEEHAATRAENSELAARIASYELAYRMQQHAPEAVDLSDESEEIRRLYGLDQDRTKDFGRRCLLARRLVERGVRFIQVYSGGNHNDHNWDAHGDLVKNHEYHAGGTDLPIAGLLRDLKQRGLLDSTLVIWGGEFGRQPTAEYAEGTGRDHNAYGFTMWMAGGGIKGGTSVGETDELGNRAEVDRFHVKNLHATVLQQLGLDPNALSYFHAGLDQKLVGVEGAQPIHQIIA, encoded by the coding sequence ATGACCTACGACAATGAACGCCCACGCAATACCTTCTGCGGTCAGACCCGGCGCGAGTTCCTCTGGGAGGCAGGAGGTGCTTTCACCTCCGTGGCCCTCGCCGGCATGCTCAGCACGGACGACTTCCTCGCCGCGCAGACCGTCGCGGCCGACGGCGTGACCGAGTGGAAGAACCCCCTCGCCGCCAGGCCGCCCCACTTCGACGGCCCGGCGAAGGCGGTCATCTTCCTGTTCATGTACGGCGGCCCCAGCCAGGTCGACACCTTCGACTACAAGCCGGACCTCTACCCCCTGGACGGCAAGACGATCGAGATCAGGACGAAGGGGCGAGGCGGCTCGCGGAACCAGGGGCGGGTGGTCGGACCAAAGTGGAAGTTCAAGCAGTACGGCGAGTGCGGCAAGTGGGTCTCCGACCTCTTCCCGAACCTCGGCGGCTGCGTCGACGACATCGCCTTCATCCACTCGATGACGGCGGACGCGCCGCTTCACGGCTCGGCAATGCTGCAGATGAACAGCGGCCGCATTCTCTCCGGCAGCCCCGCGCTCGGTTCCTGGGTGAACTACGGCCTGGGGACGGAGAATGAGAATCTGCCCGGATTCGTCGTCATGCTCGACCCCACCGGCGGTCCGATCAGCGGCGCCAAGAACTGGTCGAGCGGCTACATGCCCGCCAGCTACCAGGGCACCGTGATCCGCTCGAGCGGGACGCCGATCCTGGCGCTCGACCCGCCGCCCGGCATGTCGCGCCAGGCCCAGCGAAGACTCCTCGACCGCCTGCGCGAGTACAACGAGGAGCACGCCGCGACGAGGGCCGAGAACAGCGAACTCGCGGCCCGCATCGCCAGCTACGAACTCGCCTACCGGATGCAGCAGCATGCGCCGGAGGCGGTCGACCTGTCTGATGAGTCGGAGGAGATCCGCCGCCTCTACGGTCTGGACCAGGATCGCACGAAGGACTTCGGCCGGCGGTGCCTGCTGGCGCGCCGCCTGGTCGAGCGCGGCGTGCGCTTCATCCAGGTCTACTCCGGCGGCAACCACAACGACCACAACTGGGACGCCCATGGCGATCTGGTCAAGAATCACGAGTATCACGCCGGCGGCACGGACCTGCCCATCGCCGGTCTGCTGCGCGACCTGAAGCAGCGGGGCCTTCTCGACAGCACTCTGGTCATCTGGGGCGGGGAATTCGGCCGTCAGCCCACCGCGGAGTACGCGGAGGGCACCGGCCGTGACCACAACGCCTACGGCTTCACGATGTGGATGGCGGGCGGCGGGATCAAGGGCGGAACGAGCGTCGGCGAGACGGACGAACTCGGCAACCGGGCCGAGGTCGACCGGTTCCACGTGAAGAACCTCCACGCCACGGTGCTCCAGCAACTGGGCCTCGACCCGAACGCCCTGTCCTACTTCCACGCCGGCCTCGACCAGAAGCTGGTCGGCGTCGAGGGCGCGCAGCCGATCCACCAGATCATCGCTTAG
- a CDS encoding PSD1 and planctomycete cytochrome C domain-containing protein: MIAGTMPGCSQRTGSAVVAGPAILLALLFAASGGAQTAQTPADGIKLFEENVWPVLEQNCFMCHSDPERAENGLLLTTRAGLLRGGERGPAVSTSEPALSLLLHAIAYEDEQLQMPPPGRLAEADLEVIRQWVLLGAPFGGDEDELTEVAPAEDAFEITDADREWWSVRPLVRPDVPAVADSDWPLSPIDHFLLAKLEAAGLEPPPPADRRALIRRASYDLTGLPPTLQEVEAFEQDQRPDAWERLIDRLLASPHYGERWGRHWLDLVRYAETDGYERDRKKPSAWRYRDWVIDALNADMPYDEFLTHQLAGDELDNPTAASVIATGYLRLGIWDDEPTDTELAQYDDLDSVLDTTSRVMLGMSIGCARCHNHRGDPIPQTDYYRMLSFFRGIAPYKVGGGNEPTPENYTDWIPADLGTAEAGGPPVEGPPANLIDVLRVKELGPEAPPTHVLIRGNPHAPAERVEPGFPLILGDADPGFEPRSPDSPTTGRRLALARWIAADGNLRTSRVMANRLWQYHFGRGLSPTPNDLGRFGEPATHPELLDWLATEFTARDWSLKSMHRLLMTSRAYQMSSRPPEGSLEVDPGNDLFSRFNMRRLAAEEIRDSVLAATGTLNLEVGGPSVYPPMPAEVLATASQPDKAWGEATPDEAARRSIYIHVKRSLLHPLLESLDLADTDSTCPVRFTTTQPTQALMMLNGDFMSKQARALAARIEGADGTVEDRVTEALEAVLARRAERVEVARGVGLIEELEREEGFEPEAAFASYSLLLLNLNEFAYLD, from the coding sequence ATGATCGCCGGCACCATGCCAGGCTGCTCGCAGCGGACGGGATCTGCGGTCGTCGCCGGTCCGGCGATCCTGCTTGCCCTGCTGTTCGCGGCCTCTGGCGGCGCCCAGACCGCCCAGACGCCGGCGGACGGCATCAAGCTGTTCGAAGAGAACGTTTGGCCGGTGCTGGAGCAGAACTGCTTCATGTGCCACTCCGACCCGGAACGGGCCGAGAACGGTCTCCTCCTGACGACGAGGGCCGGACTCCTGCGCGGGGGCGAACGGGGACCGGCGGTCTCGACCTCCGAGCCCGCCCTGAGCCTGCTCCTCCACGCGATCGCGTACGAGGACGAACAGTTGCAGATGCCGCCGCCGGGCCGACTCGCCGAGGCGGACCTCGAGGTGATCCGGCAGTGGGTGCTGCTCGGCGCTCCGTTCGGAGGTGACGAAGACGAGCTCACTGAGGTCGCACCGGCCGAGGACGCGTTCGAGATCACCGACGCCGACCGGGAATGGTGGTCCGTGCGACCGCTCGTGCGACCGGACGTCCCGGCCGTGGCGGACTCGGACTGGCCGCTCAGCCCCATCGACCATTTCCTGCTTGCCAAACTCGAGGCGGCCGGCCTCGAGCCGCCGCCGCCGGCCGACCGCCGCGCCCTGATCCGGCGCGCGAGCTATGACCTGACGGGCCTGCCGCCGACCCTCCAGGAGGTCGAGGCATTCGAGCAGGACCAGCGCCCGGACGCCTGGGAACGCCTGATCGACCGCCTGCTCGCATCCCCTCACTACGGCGAGCGCTGGGGCCGGCACTGGCTCGATCTCGTCCGCTACGCGGAGACGGACGGCTACGAACGCGACCGCAAGAAGCCCTCCGCCTGGCGCTACCGCGACTGGGTGATCGACGCGCTGAACGCGGACATGCCGTACGACGAGTTCCTGACCCATCAACTCGCCGGCGACGAACTCGACAACCCGACCGCGGCATCGGTCATCGCCACCGGCTACCTGCGGCTGGGCATCTGGGACGACGAGCCCACCGACACGGAACTGGCGCAGTACGACGACCTCGACTCGGTTCTCGACACGACGTCCCGGGTCATGCTCGGCATGTCGATTGGCTGCGCCCGCTGCCACAACCACCGCGGCGACCCGATCCCGCAGACGGACTACTACCGGATGCTGTCGTTCTTCCGGGGCATCGCGCCCTACAAGGTCGGCGGCGGCAACGAGCCCACACCCGAGAACTACACGGACTGGATCCCGGCCGACCTGGGAACGGCGGAAGCTGGCGGTCCGCCCGTGGAAGGTCCGCCCGCGAACCTGATCGATGTCCTGCGCGTGAAGGAGCTCGGTCCGGAAGCGCCGCCGACGCACGTCCTGATCCGCGGCAACCCCCATGCGCCGGCCGAACGGGTCGAGCCCGGCTTCCCGCTCATCCTCGGCGACGCGGACCCGGGGTTCGAGCCCCGGTCTCCCGACTCCCCCACGACCGGAAGGCGCCTGGCCCTGGCCCGCTGGATCGCCGCCGACGGCAACCTGCGCACGTCCCGGGTGATGGCGAACCGCCTCTGGCAATACCACTTCGGCCGCGGCCTGTCGCCCACGCCCAACGATCTGGGCCGCTTCGGCGAGCCCGCGACCCACCCGGAACTCCTAGACTGGCTGGCCACGGAGTTCACGGCGCGGGACTGGAGCCTGAAGTCGATGCACCGGCTGCTCATGACGAGCCGCGCCTACCAGATGTCCTCGCGGCCGCCGGAGGGGTCCCTCGAAGTCGATCCCGGCAACGACCTGTTCAGCCGCTTCAACATGAGGCGTCTGGCGGCCGAGGAGATCCGGGACTCGGTCCTCGCCGCGACCGGCACGCTGAACCTCGAAGTCGGCGGCCCGAGCGTCTACCCGCCGATGCCGGCGGAGGTGCTGGCCACGGCGTCCCAGCCCGACAAGGCCTGGGGCGAGGCGACGCCCGACGAGGCGGCGCGGCGCAGCATCTACATCCACGTCAAGCGCTCTCTGCTGCACCCGCTGCTGGAGAGTCTCGACCTGGCCGACACCGACTCGACCTGCCCCGTGCGCTTTACCACGACCCAGCCGACGCAGGCGCTGATGATGCTGAACGGCGACTTCATGAGCAAGCAGGCCAGGGCGCTCGCGGCGCGGATCGAGGGCGCCGACGGTACGGTCGAAGATCGCGTGACCGAGGCGCTCGAGGCCGTGCTGGCGAGACGGGCCGAACGGGTCGAAGTCGCCCGAGGCGTCGGCCTGATCGAGGAGCTGGAACGGGAGGAAGGCTTCGAACCCGAAGCGGCATTTGCCAGCTACTCCCTTCTGTTGTTGAATCTGAACGAGTTCGCCTATCTGGATTGA
- the purU gene encoding formyltetrahydrofolate deformylase: MSTHRHGALPAPHDVTATLLLSCDDAIGIIATVTGFVNDHGGIICSSETHRDEEQGKFFQRLEFEIDHFDLDRETIRPLVEWEIGDHFSVRSRIAFSDQEQRVGVLASKPAHCLHDILSRWRLGELPGRPVCIISNHPDHVAEAEYNGLPYHHLPVTRETRSEQEEQMIGILEEARVDLVVLARYMQILTPRFLECFPNRVINIHHSFLPAFPGGSPYRQAYLRGVKVVGATAHYATAELDQGPIIEQDVTRVSHRDSVTTLVRRGRDLERVVLARAVQAHLEHRVLVVDNRAIVFG, from the coding sequence TTGAGCACGCACCGACACGGCGCCCTGCCGGCGCCGCACGACGTGACGGCGACCCTGCTGCTGAGTTGCGACGATGCGATCGGCATCATCGCGACCGTCACCGGATTCGTGAACGATCACGGCGGGATCATCTGCTCGTCCGAAACCCACCGCGACGAGGAGCAGGGCAAGTTCTTCCAGCGTCTGGAGTTCGAGATCGACCACTTCGATCTGGATCGGGAGACGATCCGGCCGCTGGTGGAGTGGGAGATCGGCGACCACTTTTCGGTCCGGAGCCGGATCGCGTTCTCGGACCAGGAGCAGCGGGTCGGGGTGTTGGCGTCGAAGCCGGCCCATTGCCTGCACGACATCCTGTCGCGCTGGAGATTGGGCGAGCTTCCGGGGCGGCCGGTGTGCATCATCAGCAACCATCCCGACCATGTGGCGGAAGCGGAGTACAACGGCCTCCCGTACCACCATCTGCCGGTGACTCGGGAGACGCGCAGCGAGCAGGAAGAACAGATGATCGGGATCCTCGAGGAGGCCCGGGTCGACCTCGTCGTGCTGGCGCGCTACATGCAGATCCTCACGCCGCGGTTCCTCGAGTGCTTCCCGAACCGGGTGATCAACATTCATCACTCGTTTCTGCCGGCCTTCCCGGGCGGCAGTCCGTACCGTCAGGCCTACCTGCGCGGCGTCAAGGTCGTCGGCGCCACTGCCCACTACGCGACGGCGGAACTCGACCAGGGACCGATCATCGAGCAGGACGTGACGCGGGTCAGCCACCGCGACTCGGTCACGACGCTGGTGCGCCGGGGCAGGGATCTGGAACGGGTGGTGCTGGCCCGCGCGGTTCAGGCCCACCTCGAGCACCGGGTCCTCGTGGTGGATAACCGGGCGATCGTCTTCGGCTGA
- a CDS encoding tetratricopeptide repeat protein has product MNRHWFAGALLAILGCGGAERLPLPSSYEAHDPAVRSQVASLEHRIRSLEDAGAAGPELAAAVGELGRLYHGAQLLDSHAFTALEAAEDCYREAQRLDPSDHRWPYLRGFAEETRGDHDTAADSYRAALAVEPELVPAIQRLAQSEVERGRTDEATALWNRALELRPGFPPALYGLGLLALDRGDTETATDYLERAVAAEPGAGRGHYSLAMAWRRLGDEDRAAQHLAEASHTDFPFDDPLVRELAYLPAGSAALVQQGLIAVQAGEFAAAATVFGRAIEADPTNLEARKHLALAHVDAGQFEQAEAAYEELLALDPDQTSAHFEFAQLLANRGQAAEAIRHLTRATELAPDYKQAHYQLALLLDRAGRPAEALERYDRVLALDPDYAEAGTRRATALASSGRPEEALQILRTRVANAPSDAAAVQALSVVLRQQNRVGEARAALERSLRSAQFVAVDEARLRTELGGILAIEGRLQDAARELRTAQQLDRTEPQTSFVLGMVLLDLRRPEEAARAFAAALAVRPDLTPARLRLAAIMAQTDRCDEALALVEDGRRFAGNDPAFAQVSRQLRTACAER; this is encoded by the coding sequence ATGAACCGTCACTGGTTCGCGGGCGCTCTGCTAGCCATCCTCGGGTGCGGCGGCGCCGAGCGCCTGCCGCTCCCCTCCAGCTACGAAGCCCACGATCCGGCGGTCCGCAGCCAGGTCGCCAGCCTGGAGCACAGGATTCGCTCGCTCGAGGATGCCGGCGCAGCCGGCCCCGAGTTGGCCGCCGCCGTCGGCGAGCTCGGCCGGCTCTACCACGGCGCGCAACTCCTCGACAGCCACGCCTTCACGGCGCTCGAGGCGGCCGAGGACTGCTACCGGGAAGCGCAGCGACTTGACCCATCCGACCATCGCTGGCCCTACCTCCGCGGTTTCGCCGAGGAGACCCGCGGCGACCACGACACGGCGGCTGACTCCTACCGCGCGGCACTGGCGGTCGAACCCGAGCTGGTGCCGGCGATCCAGCGCCTCGCCCAATCGGAGGTCGAGCGTGGCCGCACCGACGAGGCGACCGCGCTTTGGAACAGAGCGCTGGAACTGCGACCCGGTTTCCCGCCGGCCCTGTACGGACTCGGGTTACTCGCTCTGGACCGAGGCGACACGGAGACCGCGACTGACTACCTTGAGCGCGCCGTAGCCGCTGAACCAGGAGCCGGCCGCGGACACTATTCGCTCGCCATGGCCTGGCGCCGCCTGGGCGATGAAGACCGCGCAGCGCAGCACCTGGCGGAGGCAAGCCACACCGACTTCCCGTTCGACGACCCCCTGGTCCGGGAACTCGCCTACCTGCCTGCCGGCAGCGCCGCCCTGGTCCAGCAGGGCCTGATCGCGGTGCAGGCCGGCGAGTTCGCCGCCGCGGCGACCGTCTTCGGCCGCGCCATCGAAGCGGATCCGACGAACCTGGAGGCACGCAAGCACCTCGCACTGGCCCACGTCGACGCCGGTCAGTTCGAGCAGGCCGAGGCCGCCTACGAAGAACTCCTGGCGCTCGACCCTGACCAAACGTCGGCCCACTTCGAATTCGCCCAACTGCTGGCGAACCGCGGCCAGGCGGCCGAGGCGATCAGGCACCTGACCCGGGCGACCGAGCTGGCCCCCGATTACAAGCAGGCCCACTACCAGCTCGCACTCCTCCTCGACCGAGCAGGCAGGCCCGCGGAAGCACTGGAGCGCTACGACCGTGTACTGGCGCTCGACCCCGACTATGCCGAAGCAGGGACCCGTCGCGCCACCGCCCTCGCATCGTCGGGACGGCCGGAGGAAGCGCTCCAAATCCTGCGCACACGCGTCGCCAACGCCCCCTCGGACGCAGCCGCCGTGCAGGCGCTCAGCGTCGTGCTGCGACAGCAGAATCGGGTAGGAGAGGCTCGGGCCGCCCTCGAACGGAGTCTCCGCTCGGCACAGTTCGTCGCCGTTGACGAGGCTCGGTTGCGCACCGAACTCGGCGGCATCCTTGCCATCGAGGGCCGCCTGCAGGACGCCGCCCGGGAACTCCGGACAGCGCAGCAGCTCGATCGGACGGAACCCCAAACCAGCTTCGTCCTCGGCATGGTCCTCCTCGATCTGCGCCGTCCCGAGGAGGCAGCGCGGGCCTTCGCCGCAGCCCTCGCCGTTCGCCCCGACCTCACGCCGGCCCGCCTGCGTCTGGCCGCCATCATGGCCCAGACCGACCGCTGCGACGAAGCACTCGCGTTGGTGGAAGACGGCAGACGTTTCGCCGGAAACGACCCGGCGTTCGCCCAGGTATCGCGGCAGTTGCGTACGGCCTGCGCCGAGCGGTAG